The proteins below are encoded in one region of Brachionichthys hirsutus isolate HB-005 chromosome 12, CSIRO-AGI_Bhir_v1, whole genome shotgun sequence:
- the LOC137902676 gene encoding FAST kinase domain-containing protein 5, mitochondrial — MAASVLCRRVPRLHQLPGLSKDSTLAQVLRSKVREADDLKGCKGEPHQWEASLPAQHGLYYISRSYSVCNFASFCNQAEKGVCPSTPAPSLWQQGNRYSVNGLRYLSSSSNARLESAFNKDSESPLPSESLINGQPVKIDARAFQRCRPEYASITVDLAQRPHPVEWQKVMPLLQKVGVLKGGMKPSDISQLFVQLSHLESNKMPLLKGHKHFIMLVQYTGEHLGRFTNLQLIEVLRSLVWLEIPGAHPALRRYDAELCFRVGQMSLHQLLLTADLWRCIGRQVPQFLESLYSVIHLHHRGLMEVAELVQLLYIMGEGRKFPMELRHPVEQLLLLHLDKLHPEEIGAVFLALFKSQTLISEHAVTCVVEKACSYVGDMSNLAIVNVLKYLRFSHLHHETWLENMAQEVPRRVHGMGVQGLMHVALAFSALHWQNDQILMAIAERVPSVAVHCRSKDSSKLLWAFGNFGFLPDQSPSFYPSLIEALRQRKEEFLKYPAHLLSGLLGLIFVSQFPEDLIALALSPDFVSIALQCTDFDLKKDLFTVDGAVALELPQWTGPQLSCELREELWKLAMSDVCQKVEVLEAESLLCDLLGGEKFVCKRMILPHTRSIDLEVHLDASGQPLPVNPASNTHTLQDSPVPSHPEWGRRNVGVTISDELFAQLTTKNRTRPFSSPAPVNKHTVHMEEPDEGWRKFDTRLFFGNDNKDLARRLYRQESKRPIKLAIQVSNRNQFCYRSRQLMGLHSMKRRQLKLAGYQVVELHFWEWFPLLRKSRTEKRAYLHCKIYNSLY, encoded by the coding sequence ATGGCTGCCTCCGTGTTGTGTCGACGGGTGCCCAGGCTGCATCAGCTCCCGGGCTTGAGCAAAGATTCTACATTGGCGCAGGTTTTGCGTTCCAAAGTGCGTGAGGCTGATGATCTGAAGGGCTGTAAAGGAGAACCGCATCAATGGGAAGCCTCTCTTCCAGCTCAACACGGACTCTATTACATCTCTCGCTCATATTCTGTTTGTAATTTTGCATCCTTTTGCAACCAAGCAGAGAAGGGTGTGTGCCCCTCCACTCCCGCACCTTCTCTTTGGCAGCAGGGCAACCGTTACAGTGTAAATGGCTTGCGGTATCTCTCCAGCTCGAGTAACGCACGTCTTGAGTCAGCTTTCAACAAAGATTCTGAATCGCCGCTGCCCTCAGAGTCTCTGATCAACGGACAACCTGTTAAAATAGATGCGCGGGCCTTCCAAAGATGTCGGCCGGAGTATGCTTCCATAACCGTTGACCTCGCCCAGCGACCTCACCCAGTTGAGTGGCAAAAGGTCATGCCACTGTTGCAAAAGGTGGGTGTTTTAAAGGGTGGAATGAAACCATCGGACATTTCTCAGTTATTTGTGCAGCTCAGCCACTTGGAATCGAACAAGATGCCGTTGTTGAAAGGTCACAAGCACTTCATCATGCTAGTCCAATATACTGGAGAGCACCTTGGACGGTTTACTAATCTTCAGCTGATAGAGGTGCTGCGGTCGCTGGTGTGGCTGGAGATTCCCGGCGCTCACCCCGCACTCCGGCGGTACGATGCGGAGCTGTGCTTCCGGGTTGGCCAGATGAGTCTGCACCAGTTGTTGTTAACTGCTGACCTGTGGCGCTGTATTGGGAGGCAGGTGCCCCAGTTCTTAGAAAGCCTCTATAGTGTGATCCATTTGCACCATAGAGGCTTGATGGAGGTAGCCGAGCTGGTACAACTGTTGTATATAatgggagaggggaggaagtTCCCAATGGAATTACGCCATCCTGTCGAGCAGCTTCTCCTGCTTCATTTAGACAAACTCCACCCTGAGGAAATCGGTGCCGTGTTCCTGGCGCTCTTTAAATCCCAGACTCTGATATCTGAACATGCAGTGACTTGTGTTGTTGAAAAAGCATGCTCTTACGTTGGGGACATGAGTAACCTCGCCATTGTAAATGTCCTGAAATACCTGCGTTTCTCCCACCTGCATCACGAGACGTGGCTGGAGAACATGGCACAGGAAGTTCCTCGACGGGTCCATGGGATGGGCGTTCAGGGCTTAATGCATGTGGCACTGGCCTTCTCAGCGCTGCATTGGCAGAATGACCAAATCCTGATGGCTATCGCAGAGAGAGTTCCATCTGTGGCGGTTCACTGCAGGAGTAAAGACTCATCCAAACTGCTGTGGGCTTTTGGCAATTTTGGGTTTCTCCCTGATCAGAGCCCAAGTTTCTATCCAAGCCTCATAGAAGCTCTGAgacagaggaaagaggaatttCTAAAATATCCAGCGCATCTGCTTTCTGGTCTTCTCGGCTTGATCTTTGTCTCGCAGTTCCCAGAGGACCTCATCGCATTGGCTTTGAGTCCTGACTTTGTCAGCATTGCCCTGCAATGCACAGATTTTGACCTGAAAAAAGACTTGTTCACTGTAGATGGAGCCGTGGCTCTGGAGCTGCCTCAGTGGACCGGCCCCCAGCTAAGCTGTGAACTGAGAGAGGAACTGTGGAAGTTGGCAATGTCAGATGTTTGCCAAAAAGTAGAAGTTCTGGAGGCAGAATCTCTTCTGTGCGATCTGCTTGGAGGAGAGAAGTTTGTGTGTAAGAGGATGATTTTGCCCCACACTCGTTCCATCGACCTGGAAGTACACCTTGATGCCTCTGGACAGCCCTTACCCGTGAACCCAgcatccaacacacacacactgcaggacaGTCCAGTTCCCTCTCATCCGGAATGGGGCAGAAGGAATGTAGGAGTAACTATATCTGATGAGCTCTTTGCACAGCTAACAACCAAAAACAGGACACGCCCCTTTAGCTCACCTGCTCCTGTTAATAAGCATACAGTTCACATGGAGGAGCCTGACGAAGGCTGGAGAAAGTTCGACACAAGACTCTTCTTCGGTAACGACAACAAAGATTTAGCCAGACGCCTTTACCGCCAGGAGTCTAAGAGGCCCATAAAACTCGCTATCCAGGTGTCCAACAGGAACCAGTTCTGCTACCGCTCACGACAGTTGATGGGCCTTCATTCCATGAAGAGGAGGCAGCTGAAGCTGGCCGGCTACCAGGTTGTGGAGCTTCACTTTTGGGAATGGTTTCCCCTGCTGAGGAAGAGCAGGACAGAGAAGCGGGCGTATCTTCACTGCAAAATCTACAATAGTTTGTACTAG
- the slitrk5b gene encoding SLIT and NTRK-like protein 5: MHLGMVPVLILAASTCAAEMLGTYGETCRRLCECEEREGTLTVSCENRRIVSLSDISPVYFSQYHLLLTGNRLKTLSANEFVDYKGLTILHLGNNDISEVGAGAFNGLQGLKRLHLNNNKIDALKEECFLGLESLEYLQIDYNYISHVGSNAFSRLGHLEVLILNDNLISALPANVFRYLPLTHLDLRGNQLKVLPYSGLLEHMNGVVELQLEENPWNCSCELIPLKTWLESISYTALVGDVVCEFPFRLHGRDLDEVSKQELCPRRAIAEYEMPHLSTDAYRRTTPAQVTSSLASSGIARSSSRPTKGPRQSGKLKSRPTSRISSNKPQNYGQIVSYQTKSPVPLDCPTACTCNLQISDLGLNVNCQERKIEHISDLNPKPYNPKKMYLTGNYIPVVRRSDFIEATGLDLLHLGNNRIARIHDGSFGDLTHLRRLYLNGNLIGHLTADMFYGLETLQFLYLEYNVIKEVASDTFQHVPKLQLLFLNNNLLKTLPPGTFSSLTLGRLNLRNNHLRNLPVSGVLDQLTALVQVDLYENPWACSCSILDVKKWLELLSTGTVVNNVICGSPKRLAGEDMRYIKTANFCPNKSDILASVVPPSEESFPGSTITIETSLDSDTHYTAIPLSVMILCLLLLFIVSVFVAAGLFVALKKRRQKDQSEQNNSMNACISSLNMEYGLYKKGSIPKVRTSAGHVYEYIPPPTESACRTSAHTPLDSKSVNGFREFDELSGAFLGNSDDEAASNVISSEYSAAAPEPPNKPSTPSQADLCYYREALEPDKQTRCSDTLPCKRKQHPSRQFTSDFDARHQYTHPERIQQTILYCTAPSTVHVEPNRSEYWELKAKLHIDPDYLEVLEKRTTFTQF, from the coding sequence TATGGAGAAACATGTCGGAGATTGTGTGAATGCGAGGAGCGAGAAGGGACACTCACAGTGAGCTGTGAAAACAGAAGGATTGTCAGTCTCTCCGACATAAGCCCCGTTTACTTCTCCCAGTATCATCTGCTGCTTACTGGGAACCGTCTGAAAACGCTTTCTGCCAATGAGTTTGTAGATTACAAAGGACTTACAATATTACATCTGGGAAATAATGACATATCTGAGGTTGGAGCGGGAGCGTTTAATGGACTTCAGGGATTGAAACGATTAcatctcaacaacaacaaaatcgaTGCCCTGAAGGAAGAGTGTTTCCTTGGTCTTGAAAGCTTGGAGTATCTACAAATTGATTATAATTATATAAGTCATGTGGGGTCAAATGCCTTCAGCCGACTTGGACATCTGGAGGTCCTGATCCTAAATGACAACCTCATATCTGCCCTGCCCGCGAACGTCTTCCGGTATCTTCCGCTGACTCACTTGGACTTACGGGGGAATCAGCTCAAAGTGCTTCCCTACTCGGGTCTGCTGGAGCACATGAACGGCGTTGTGGAGTtacagctggaggagaacccGTGGAACTGTTCCTGCGAGTTGATTCCTCTTAAGACGTGGCTTGAGAGCATATCATACACAGCTTTAGTTGGCGATGTTGTTTGCGAGTTCCCCTTTCGGCTCCATGGGAGGGATCTTGACGAGGTTTCAAAGCAGGAGTTGTGCCCCAGAAGAGCCATTGCTGAGTACGAGATGCCACATTTGAGTACTGATGCATACCGTAGGACAACACCGGCGCAAGTTACGTCCTCCCTCGCCTCGTCTGGGATTGCACGGTCGTCATCGAGGCCGACAAAGGGCCCTCGCCAGTCAGGAAAATTAAAGTCAAGACCTACTTCTCGCATCTCATCTAATAAGCCACAAAATTATGGCCAAATTGTTTCATATCAAACCAAGTCCCCCGTGCCTTTAGATTGCCCGACTGCCTGTACGTGCAATCTTCAAATCTCTGATCTCGGCCTGAATGTGAACTGCCAGGAGCGTAAAATTGAGCATATCTCAGATTTAAATCCCAAACCTTACAATCCCAAAAAGATGTATTTGACGGGGAATTACATCCCGGTGGTGCGTCGATCAGACTTTATCGAGGCAACAGGGTTAGATTTGCTTCATCTCGGCAACAATCGAATAGCTCGCATACATGACGGATCTTTTGGTGATTTGACGCATCTCAGGAGGTTGTACCTTAATGGAAATCTGATTGGCCATCTGACAGCCGATATGTTTTATGGACTGGAGACCCTGCAGTTCTTATATTTAGAATATAATGTCATTAAAGAGGTCGCCTCTGACACGTTTCAGCATGTACCCAAGCTTCAGCTTCTGTTCCTGAACAACAACCTCCTGAAAACCTTACCCCCGGGAACATTTAGCAGCCTGACGTTGGGTAGGCTCAATCTGCGCAACAACCATCTGCGGAATCTGCCGGTCAGCGGCGTCCTGGATCAGCTGACGGCACTGGTGCAAGTTGATTTATATGAGAATCCCTGGGCTTGCTCTTGTAGCATTCTGGATGTGAAGAAGTGGCTGGAGCTGCTTAGCACTGGCACAGTCGTAAACAACGTCATCTGTGGTTCACCTAAGAGGCTGGCTGGGGAAGACATGAGATACATCAAGACGGCTAATTTCTGCCCTAATAAATCTGATATTCTGGCCTCCGTGGTGCCCCCCTCTGAAGAATCTTTTCCTGGCAGCACAATAACCATAGAAACATCCTTGGACTCTGACACGCACTACACTGCCATTCCTTTATCGGTGATGATTCTTTGCCTTCTCCTTCTGttcattgtgtctgtgtttgtggctgCAGGATTGTTTGTAGCACTGAAAAAGAGACGTCAAAAGGACCAGAGCGAGCAGAACAATTCCATGAATGCTTGCATTAGCTCTCTCAACATGGAATACGGCCTCTACAAGAAAGGATCCATTCCCAAAGTCAGAACGTCTGCTGGACATGTATATGAGTACATCCCGCCTCCCACAGAGTCCGCGTGCAGGACGAGCGCCCACACCCCATTGGACAGCAAGTCAGTGAATGGATTCCGGGAGTTTGACGAGTTAAGTGGGGCTTTTCTGGGTAACTCGGATGATGAGGCAGCCAGTAATGTAATAAGCTCCGAATACAGTGCCGCTGCTCCAGAGCCTCCTAACAAGCCGTCCACCCCTAGCCAAGCCGATCTGTGCTACTACAGAGAAGCGCTGGAGCCTGACAAGCAAACACGATGCAGCGACACCCTGCCATGCAAGCGTAAGCAGCATCCGTCCAGGCAGTTTACCTCAGACTTTGATGCAAGGCATCAGTACACACACCCAGAGAGAATACAACAGACAATACTCTACTGCACTGCACCAAGTACTGTTCACGTGGAGCCCAACAGGAGCGAGTACTGGGAACTGAAAGCAAAGCTTCACATCGATCCGGATTACCTTGAGGTTCTTGAGAAACGAACAACCTTTACTCAGTTTTAA